One window of the Sporomusaceae bacterium FL31 genome contains the following:
- the yyaL gene encoding hypothetical protein, translated as MHKAPENTEVTQAILDEAFQQLEASFNTTYGGFSPAPKFPTPHNMMFLMRYWRQTGKHQALAMVEKTLAAMHQGGIYDHLGYGFARYSTDNKWLIPHFEKMLYDNSLLCIAYLEAYQCTGNEQFARVAEEILAYVARDMTDRAGGFYSAEDADSEGVEGKFYAFTRQEVIQALGEREGTVFADFYGITEQGNFEDGTSVLNLIGRDLKEFCRQHGLSEDQVIKTLESGRQQLFELREQRIHPHKDDKILTAWNALMIVAFAKAGRVLNRSDYTVMAQRGIDFLYSHLIRQDGRLLARYRDGEAAFPAYLDDYAYLCWALVETYETVFAPIYLHRAMELFADLKTLFWDAEHGGFFFYGLDSEALLARPKELYDGAMPSGNSVAALALQQLGRLTENDEVIQLAEQLVRGFAHEVKRHPKAYTFFLIAASYYLAAPQHIVIAGSGDMAETWSMLSNVGKKFLPNTVIMLNDSEQRDAISELLPHIIEQKAIDEKATAYICDTFACKPPITDLQQLTEKLAELSN; from the coding sequence ATGCACAAGGCTCCTGAAAATACTGAGGTAACGCAAGCAATACTCGATGAGGCTTTCCAACAGTTAGAAGCTAGCTTTAATACTACCTATGGAGGCTTTTCGCCAGCACCTAAGTTTCCTACTCCCCATAATATGATGTTCTTAATGCGCTATTGGCGTCAGACCGGTAAGCATCAGGCATTGGCCATGGTTGAGAAAACGTTAGCGGCAATGCATCAAGGCGGGATCTATGACCATCTAGGGTATGGATTTGCCCGCTATTCTACAGACAATAAATGGCTGATACCGCATTTTGAGAAGATGCTATATGACAATTCACTCTTATGTATCGCCTATTTGGAGGCTTATCAATGCACTGGGAACGAACAATTTGCTCGTGTTGCAGAAGAAATATTGGCCTATGTTGCTCGTGATATGACTGATCGGGCGGGAGGCTTCTATTCTGCGGAAGATGCCGATTCTGAAGGGGTCGAAGGAAAGTTCTATGCTTTTACCCGCCAAGAAGTTATTCAGGCGCTTGGTGAACGTGAGGGCACTGTCTTTGCCGACTTCTATGGCATTACTGAGCAGGGCAACTTTGAGGATGGTACCAGTGTTTTAAACCTTATCGGCCGTGATTTAAAGGAGTTTTGCCGGCAGCACGGACTGAGTGAAGATCAGGTGATAAAAACGCTGGAATCTGGTCGACAGCAGCTTTTTGAGCTGAGGGAGCAAAGAATCCATCCTCATAAAGATGATAAGATTCTAACGGCCTGGAATGCTTTAATGATTGTGGCTTTTGCTAAAGCCGGGCGCGTTCTCAATCGCTCTGATTATACAGTCATGGCTCAACGTGGAATTGATTTCCTTTATAGCCATCTTATTCGTCAAGATGGCCGCTTGTTGGCTCGTTATCGCGATGGTGAAGCCGCATTTCCAGCTTATCTTGATGATTATGCTTATTTATGCTGGGCATTAGTAGAAACGTATGAAACTGTTTTCGCGCCAATTTATCTTCATCGTGCCATGGAATTATTTGCTGATCTAAAGACATTGTTTTGGGATGCTGAGCATGGGGGCTTCTTCTTTTATGGCTTGGATAGTGAAGCTTTATTGGCTCGTCCAAAAGAATTATATGATGGCGCTATGCCGTCAGGAAATTCTGTTGCTGCACTAGCCTTGCAACAGTTAGGCCGTTTAACAGAGAATGACGAAGTAATCCAATTGGCAGAACAATTGGTTAGGGGATTTGCCCATGAAGTGAAACGTCATCCTAAAGCCTATACCTTCTTCTTAATAGCAGCCAGCTATTACCTGGCTGCACCGCAGCATATCGTTATTGCCGGTTCAGGAGATATGGCTGAAACCTGGTCCATGTTATCCAATGTCGGCAAAAAATTTCTGCCGAATACGGTTATTATGTTAAATGACTCAGAGCAAAGAGATGCAATCAGTGAACTTTTGCCACATATTATCGAACAAAAAGCTATTGATGAAAAGGCAACTGCTTATATTTGTGATACCTTTGCCTGCAAGCCGCCGATTACGGATTTGCAACAGTTAACTGAAAAACTTGCTGAATTATCAAATTGA
- the ftnA gene encoding ferritin, producing MISQKLQDAMNSQIQAELYSAYLYLSMSAYCESKNLGGFAHWMKMQYQEETSHAMKIMDYLQERGGTVALKAIDAPPTEFGTPLEIFEQTLAHEIHVTNLINRLYEAALEEKDYAAQIFLQWFINEQVEEEASATAVLERLKIIGDKSTGAILYLDKELRKRA from the coding sequence ATGATTAGTCAAAAATTACAAGATGCAATGAATAGCCAAATTCAGGCCGAATTATATTCAGCCTATCTTTATCTTTCCATGTCGGCTTACTGTGAAAGCAAAAACTTAGGTGGCTTTGCTCATTGGATGAAAATGCAGTACCAAGAAGAAACTTCACATGCAATGAAGATCATGGATTACTTACAAGAACGTGGCGGCACTGTTGCTCTTAAAGCGATTGACGCTCCACCAACTGAGTTTGGTACACCACTGGAAATATTTGAGCAAACTCTTGCCCACGAAATCCATGTAACAAACCTCATCAACAGATTGTATGAGGCGGCTTTAGAAGAAAAAGATTATGCTGCCCAGATCTTCTTGCAATGGTTCATTAACGAACAAGTTGAGGAAGAAGCCAGTGCAACTGCGGTACTGGAAAGATTGAAAATTATTGGCGATAAGAGCACTGGTGCTATCCTTTATTTAGATAAAGAGTTGCGGAAACGTGCTTAA
- the sspF gene encoding protein SspF, producing the protein MSKGIMSDKQKWELAHDLGFGEKIEDGDWGDVTTKEVGMMVRESIKRAEKAMADDAKLNGEAHQNY; encoded by the coding sequence ATGAGTAAAGGAATCATGTCTGATAAACAAAAGTGGGAACTTGCTCATGACCTGGGATTCGGTGAAAAAATTGAAGACGGAGATTGGGGCGACGTCACGACCAAAGAAGTAGGCATGATGGTTCGTGAGTCTATTAAAAGGGCTGAGAAAGCAATGGCTGATGATGCTAAACTCAATGGCGAGGCTCATCAAAACTATTAA